A DNA window from Streptococcus sp. LPB0220 contains the following coding sequences:
- a CDS encoding SGNH/GDSL hydrolase family protein, which produces MNLKKMMQGLVFFITSLLVFVFLFRALLPTASPRMTKPKTAEKEITYTYVALGDSLTKGVGDSTNQGGFVPILAQSLSNENDGQYQPVNYGVAGNTSAQILDRLKKQTDLQKDLKKAHVMTLTVGGNDLRKVVVDHLSDFSLSDIRKPLKNYTANLKEIITKARKDNPHLPIYVVGIYNPLYLNFPELTSIQTAVDRWNETTEETIAQFDQVYFVPINDLLYKGIDGKMGVSEISDGKTTVINDALYEEDSFHPNNTGYEKMKQAILEKINATKKTWSQK; this is translated from the coding sequence ATGAATCTTAAAAAAATGATGCAAGGCTTGGTTTTCTTTATAACCAGCCTTCTTGTCTTTGTCTTTCTATTTCGAGCTTTGCTACCAACTGCGTCTCCTCGTATGACCAAGCCCAAAACGGCTGAGAAAGAAATCACCTATACATATGTAGCTCTAGGAGATTCACTGACCAAAGGTGTTGGAGATAGTACCAATCAAGGGGGCTTTGTGCCCATCCTTGCTCAAAGTCTGTCCAATGAAAATGACGGCCAGTACCAGCCTGTCAACTATGGTGTAGCTGGAAATACAAGTGCTCAGATTTTAGATCGACTCAAGAAGCAAACAGACCTTCAGAAGGATCTCAAGAAGGCGCATGTCATGACCTTAACGGTTGGAGGAAATGATCTGCGCAAAGTCGTTGTCGATCATCTGAGTGATTTTTCTCTATCAGATATCCGAAAACCGCTCAAGAATTATACAGCTAACCTCAAAGAAATTATCACAAAAGCAAGAAAGGACAATCCCCATCTTCCTATTTATGTAGTGGGGATCTACAATCCTCTTTACCTGAATTTCCCTGAATTAACCAGTATTCAGACGGCTGTAGATCGTTGGAATGAGACGACGGAAGAAACCATCGCGCAATTTGATCAGGTCTATTTCGTTCCGATCAATGATCTGCTCTATAAAGGAATTGATGGCAAAATGGGCGTATCAGAAATCAGTGACGGGAAGACAACTGTTATCAATGATGCCCTGTATGAAGAGGATAGCTTTCACCCCAACAATACGGGCTATGAAAAGATGAAACAAGCAATATTGGAGAAAATCAATGCCACGAAAAAAACTTGGAGTCAAAAATAA